One Acipenser ruthenus chromosome 33, fAciRut3.2 maternal haplotype, whole genome shotgun sequence genomic region harbors:
- the cdc27 gene encoding cell division cycle protein 27 homolog isoform X1 yields MTVLQEPVQAAVWHALNHYAYRDAVFLAERLYAEVHSEEALFLLATCYYRSGKAYKAYRLLKGHSCTTPQCKYLLAKCCVDLSRLAEGEQILTGGVLNKQKSHDDIVTEFGDSACFTLSLLGQIYCKTDRLAKGSECYQKSLTLNPFLWSPFESLCEIGEKPDPDQMFKLTSLQNFSSCQPNICPIYTATYSIPHRQLDTILMETPQDTLELNRLNLESSNSKYSSLNTDSSVSYIDPSVISPDSVPIGTGSALLAKQAQNKPKSGRCLLGGPAALSPLTPSFGILPLEPSPGDGSYLQNFTNTTSVMDPPTTGLPPKKSVARISQAGMKSVFAQSGNSRDVTPIHLMQTQSTAPQTRGIERFYSLVRFGSAAGVTVREGRADRTVAEREGEKRGSAGKRDQTNSSTTPQVLSPTVAAPPNAQPRRSSRLFTSASSTAKENSKKLKMKFPTKIPNRKTKTKTKGGITQSNMNDSIEILKLDSSIISEGKSNIATPQVQAFNIQKAAADGLMNLMRDMGKGYLALCSYNCKEAIGILSQLPSHHYNTGWVLCQIGRAHFELAEYMQAERIFSEVRRIESYRVEGMEIYSTTLWHLQKDVALSALSKDLTDMDKNSPEAWCVAGNCFSLQREHDIAIKFFQRAIQVDPGFAYAYTLLGHEFVLTEELEKALACFRNAIRVNSRHYNAWYGLGMIYYKQEKFSLAEIHFKKALGINPQSSVLLCHIGVVQHALKKSEHALETLNKAISIDPKNPLCKFHRASILFANEKYKAALQELEELKQIVPKESLVYFLIGKVYKKLGQTHLALMNFSWAMDLDPKGANNQIKEAIDKRYLPDDEEPVTQEDSYPFESVEAEESQESSMTDADDTQLHAAESDEVY; encoded by the exons ATGACGGTGCTGCAGGAACCCGTCCAG GCTGCTGTTTGGCATGCACTTAACCACTACGCTTACCGGGATGCTGTGTTTCTGGCCGAAAGACTCTATGCTGAAG TGCACTCAGAAGAAGCTCTTTTCCTATTGGCTACTTGTTATTACCGCTCTGGAAAAGCATACAAAGCATATCGCCTTCTTAAGGGGCACAGCTGCACTACGCCACAATGTAAATACCTCCTTGCAAAATGCTGTGTGGACCTAAGCAG ACTTGCAGAAGGAGAACAGATTTTAACTGGAGGAGTCCTGAATAAACAGAAGAGCCATGATGATATTGTTACAGAGTTTGGAGACTCTGCTTGTTTTACACTTTCTTTACTGGGGCAAATTTACTG taaaacagaTCGCTTAGCCAAAGGATCTGAATGCTACCAAAAGAGCCTGACATTAAATCCTTTCCTGTGGTCACCGTTTGAATCTTTGTGTGAAATCG GTGAAAAGCCAGACCCTGATCAAATGTTTAAACTGACATCTCTGCAGAATTTCAGCAGCTGCCAGCCAAACATCTGTCCAATATACACCGCCACTTACAGTATACCCCACAGACAGCTTGACACAATCTTGATGGAGACACCACAAGACACTTTA GAATTAAATAGACTTAATCTAGAATCTTCTAACTCCAAGTATTCATCTTTAAATACGGATTCTTCGGTTTCCTATATTGACCCTTCAGTAATTTCCCCCGACTCTGTGCCCATTGGAACTGGAAGTGCTTTACTAGCCAAACAGGCACAGAACAAACCAAAAAGTGGGCGCTGTTTACTAGGGGGACCTGCTGCTCTTAGCCCACTGACTCCAAG TTTTGGGATCTTACCACTAGAACCCAGCCCAGGAGATGGGTCCTATCTTCAGAACTTCACAAATACGACTTCTGTAATGGACCCCCCCACTACTGGACTCCCTCCAAAGAAG TCTGTAGCCCGAATTAGTCAAGCTGGAATGAAATCTGTGTTTGCACAGAGTGGCAACAGCAGAGATGTTACCCCAATTCATTTGATGCAGACGCAAAGCACAGCCCCGCAAACAAG GGGCATTGAAAGATTCTACAGCCTGGTCCGATTCGGATCAGCAGCTGGAGTGACTGTGAGAGAAGGCAGGGCTGACAGAACAGTAGCAGAGAGAGAAGGGGAAAAGAGAGGCTCAGCGGGAAAAAGAGATCAGACAAACTCAAG tacaACGCCTCAAGTGCTGAGTCCAACAGTTGCTGCTCCACCAAATGCGCAGCCAAGGAGAAGTTCTCGGTTATTTACTAGTGCTAGTTCTACTGCCAAG GAGAACAGTAAAAAGTTGAAAATGAAGTTTCCAACTAAAATCCCTAACAGAAAAACAAAGACTAAAACTAAAGGAGGGATAACTCAGTCTAACATGAACGACAGTATAGAGATTCTTAAACTAGATTCTTCCATCATTTCTGAGGGGAAGAGCAACATTGCCACGCCTCAGGTGCAAGCCTTCAACATACAGAAAGCAGCTGCAG ATGGGTTAATGAACCTCATGCGTGATATGGGGAAAGGTTATTTAGCACTTTGTTCTTACAACTGTAAGGAAGCAATCGGCATTCTGAGCCAGCTGCCTTCTCATCATTACAACACCGGGTGGGTACTGTGTCAAATCGGGAGAGCACACTTTGAGCTTGCAGAGTACATGCAG GCGGAGAGAATATTTTCAGAAGTACGCCGCATAGAAAGTTACCGAGTTGAAGGAATGGAGATTTACTCAACAACACTTTGGCACCTTCAGAAAGATGTTGCTTTGTCAGCTCTGTCTAAAGACCTTACAGACATGGATAAAAACTCTCCAGAG gcctGGTGTGTTGCTGGTAACTGTTTCAGTTTGCAGAGGGAGCATGATATTGCGATCAAGTTCTTTCAGAGGGCAATCCAGGTGGACCCAGGCTTTGCATATGCGTACACACTACTTGGGCATGAGTTTGTACTCACAGAGGAACTAGAAAAGGCCTTGGCTTGTTTCAGGAATGCCATTCGTGTTAACTCACGGCACTATAATGCATG GTATGGCCTGGGAATGATCTATTATAAGCAAGAAAAGTTCAGTCTGGCAGAAATTCATTTCAAAAAAGCACTTGGTATCAACCCTCAAAGTTCAGTCCTGCTATGTCATATTGGAGTG GTGCAGCATGCTTTAAAGAAGTCAGAACATGCTTTAGAAACACTGAATAAAGCCATTAGTATTGACCCCAAAAACCCACTATGCAAATTCCACCGGGCCTCAATTCTGTTTGCTAATGAAAAGTACAAG GCTGCTTTACAAGAACTTGAAGAACTGAAACAAATTGTCCCAAAAGAATcacttgtttactttttaataggAAAG GTTTATAAGAAACTGGGTCAGACACACTTGGCCCTGATGAATTTCTCCTGGGCCATGGATTTGGATCCAAAAGGGGCAAACAATCAAATCAAAGAGGCCATTGATAAAAGATACCTTCCTGATGACGAGGAACCAGTAACTCAAGAGGATTCCTACCCATTTGAGTCAG ttGAAGCTGAAGAGTCACAGGAAAGCAGTATGACCGACGCAGACGACACGCAACTTCACGCAGCAGAAAGTGACGAGGTGTATTAA
- the LOC131704945 gene encoding uncharacterized protein K02A2.6-like, whose amino-acid sequence MHGWPNFVADEALRPYVTRRNEFSAEQGCILWGMRVVIPPIYREGLLNDLHEEHPGICRMKVLARSYLWWPGLMADIERTVQSCRTCMVVRKMPAVAPLHPWKWPTRVWQRIHIDFAEKDKEHFLVVIDSHSKWLEVFHMSTTTATRTIEVRRGLFASYGLPEEVVSDNGPQFISTEFEKCIKWNGIQQTLVPAYHPASNRAAERSVQTLKQALLKQVINVDQVIVNLR is encoded by the exons ATGCATGGCTGGCCAAATTTTGTGGCGGATGAAGCTCTACGCCCATATGTCACAAGGAGAAATGAGTTCTCAGCAGAGCAAGGCTGTATACTGTGGGGAATGCGAGTGGTTATACCACCTATATACAGAGAGGGATTACTAAACGACCTGCATGAAGAACACCCAGGTATTTGTCGTATGAAGGTTTTGGCTAGGTCTTATCTGTGGTGGCCAGGTTTGATGGCGGATATAGAACGGACGGTACAGAGCTGTAGAACCTGTATGGTGGTACGCAAGATGCCAGCTGTTGCTCCTTTGCACCCGTGGAAATGGCCTACCAGAGTATGGCAGAGGATACATATTGACTTTGCAGAGAAGGACAAGGAGCATTTCTTGGTGGTGATTGATAGTCATTCTAAGTGGCTGGAAGTTTTCCACATGTCAACAACCACAGCAACCAGGACCATTGAAGTGCGACGGGGACTGTTTGCTTCTTATGGTTTACCTGAAGAAGTAGTTTCAGACAACGGACCGCAGTTTATCTCAACTGaatttgaaaaatgtataaaGTGGAATGGAATTCAACAGACTCTAGTGCCTGCTTACCACCCTGCATCAAACAGGGCTGCAGAGAGGTCAGTTCAAACACTGAAACAAGCTCTTTTGAAGCAAGTGATCAATGTGGATCAAG TGATCGTCAATCTTCGCTAG
- the cdc27 gene encoding cell division cycle protein 27 homolog isoform X2 gives MTVLQEPVQAAVWHALNHYAYRDAVFLAERLYAEVHSEEALFLLATCYYRSGKAYKAYRLLKGHSCTTPQCKYLLAKCCVDLSRLAEGEQILTGGVLNKQKSHDDIVTEFGDSACFTLSLLGQIYCKTDRLAKGSECYQKSLTLNPFLWSPFESLCEIGEKPDPDQMFKLTSLQNFSSCQPNICPIYTATYSIPHRQLDTILMETPQDTLELNRLNLESSNSKYSSLNTDSSVSYIDPSVISPDSVPIGTGSALLAKQAQNKPKSGRCLLGGPAALSPLTPSFGILPLEPSPGDGSYLQNFTNTTSVMDPPTTGLPPKKSVARISQAGMKSVFAQSGNSRDVTPIHLMQTQSTAPQTSTTPQVLSPTVAAPPNAQPRRSSRLFTSASSTAKENSKKLKMKFPTKIPNRKTKTKTKGGITQSNMNDSIEILKLDSSIISEGKSNIATPQVQAFNIQKAAADGLMNLMRDMGKGYLALCSYNCKEAIGILSQLPSHHYNTGWVLCQIGRAHFELAEYMQAERIFSEVRRIESYRVEGMEIYSTTLWHLQKDVALSALSKDLTDMDKNSPEAWCVAGNCFSLQREHDIAIKFFQRAIQVDPGFAYAYTLLGHEFVLTEELEKALACFRNAIRVNSRHYNAWYGLGMIYYKQEKFSLAEIHFKKALGINPQSSVLLCHIGVVQHALKKSEHALETLNKAISIDPKNPLCKFHRASILFANEKYKAALQELEELKQIVPKESLVYFLIGKVYKKLGQTHLALMNFSWAMDLDPKGANNQIKEAIDKRYLPDDEEPVTQEDSYPFESVEAEESQESSMTDADDTQLHAAESDEVY, from the exons ATGACGGTGCTGCAGGAACCCGTCCAG GCTGCTGTTTGGCATGCACTTAACCACTACGCTTACCGGGATGCTGTGTTTCTGGCCGAAAGACTCTATGCTGAAG TGCACTCAGAAGAAGCTCTTTTCCTATTGGCTACTTGTTATTACCGCTCTGGAAAAGCATACAAAGCATATCGCCTTCTTAAGGGGCACAGCTGCACTACGCCACAATGTAAATACCTCCTTGCAAAATGCTGTGTGGACCTAAGCAG ACTTGCAGAAGGAGAACAGATTTTAACTGGAGGAGTCCTGAATAAACAGAAGAGCCATGATGATATTGTTACAGAGTTTGGAGACTCTGCTTGTTTTACACTTTCTTTACTGGGGCAAATTTACTG taaaacagaTCGCTTAGCCAAAGGATCTGAATGCTACCAAAAGAGCCTGACATTAAATCCTTTCCTGTGGTCACCGTTTGAATCTTTGTGTGAAATCG GTGAAAAGCCAGACCCTGATCAAATGTTTAAACTGACATCTCTGCAGAATTTCAGCAGCTGCCAGCCAAACATCTGTCCAATATACACCGCCACTTACAGTATACCCCACAGACAGCTTGACACAATCTTGATGGAGACACCACAAGACACTTTA GAATTAAATAGACTTAATCTAGAATCTTCTAACTCCAAGTATTCATCTTTAAATACGGATTCTTCGGTTTCCTATATTGACCCTTCAGTAATTTCCCCCGACTCTGTGCCCATTGGAACTGGAAGTGCTTTACTAGCCAAACAGGCACAGAACAAACCAAAAAGTGGGCGCTGTTTACTAGGGGGACCTGCTGCTCTTAGCCCACTGACTCCAAG TTTTGGGATCTTACCACTAGAACCCAGCCCAGGAGATGGGTCCTATCTTCAGAACTTCACAAATACGACTTCTGTAATGGACCCCCCCACTACTGGACTCCCTCCAAAGAAG TCTGTAGCCCGAATTAGTCAAGCTGGAATGAAATCTGTGTTTGCACAGAGTGGCAACAGCAGAGATGTTACCCCAATTCATTTGATGCAGACGCAAAGCACAGCCCCGCAAACAAG tacaACGCCTCAAGTGCTGAGTCCAACAGTTGCTGCTCCACCAAATGCGCAGCCAAGGAGAAGTTCTCGGTTATTTACTAGTGCTAGTTCTACTGCCAAG GAGAACAGTAAAAAGTTGAAAATGAAGTTTCCAACTAAAATCCCTAACAGAAAAACAAAGACTAAAACTAAAGGAGGGATAACTCAGTCTAACATGAACGACAGTATAGAGATTCTTAAACTAGATTCTTCCATCATTTCTGAGGGGAAGAGCAACATTGCCACGCCTCAGGTGCAAGCCTTCAACATACAGAAAGCAGCTGCAG ATGGGTTAATGAACCTCATGCGTGATATGGGGAAAGGTTATTTAGCACTTTGTTCTTACAACTGTAAGGAAGCAATCGGCATTCTGAGCCAGCTGCCTTCTCATCATTACAACACCGGGTGGGTACTGTGTCAAATCGGGAGAGCACACTTTGAGCTTGCAGAGTACATGCAG GCGGAGAGAATATTTTCAGAAGTACGCCGCATAGAAAGTTACCGAGTTGAAGGAATGGAGATTTACTCAACAACACTTTGGCACCTTCAGAAAGATGTTGCTTTGTCAGCTCTGTCTAAAGACCTTACAGACATGGATAAAAACTCTCCAGAG gcctGGTGTGTTGCTGGTAACTGTTTCAGTTTGCAGAGGGAGCATGATATTGCGATCAAGTTCTTTCAGAGGGCAATCCAGGTGGACCCAGGCTTTGCATATGCGTACACACTACTTGGGCATGAGTTTGTACTCACAGAGGAACTAGAAAAGGCCTTGGCTTGTTTCAGGAATGCCATTCGTGTTAACTCACGGCACTATAATGCATG GTATGGCCTGGGAATGATCTATTATAAGCAAGAAAAGTTCAGTCTGGCAGAAATTCATTTCAAAAAAGCACTTGGTATCAACCCTCAAAGTTCAGTCCTGCTATGTCATATTGGAGTG GTGCAGCATGCTTTAAAGAAGTCAGAACATGCTTTAGAAACACTGAATAAAGCCATTAGTATTGACCCCAAAAACCCACTATGCAAATTCCACCGGGCCTCAATTCTGTTTGCTAATGAAAAGTACAAG GCTGCTTTACAAGAACTTGAAGAACTGAAACAAATTGTCCCAAAAGAATcacttgtttactttttaataggAAAG GTTTATAAGAAACTGGGTCAGACACACTTGGCCCTGATGAATTTCTCCTGGGCCATGGATTTGGATCCAAAAGGGGCAAACAATCAAATCAAAGAGGCCATTGATAAAAGATACCTTCCTGATGACGAGGAACCAGTAACTCAAGAGGATTCCTACCCATTTGAGTCAG ttGAAGCTGAAGAGTCACAGGAAAGCAGTATGACCGACGCAGACGACACGCAACTTCACGCAGCAGAAAGTGACGAGGTGTATTAA